A region of the Falco biarmicus isolate bFalBia1 chromosome 10, bFalBia1.pri, whole genome shotgun sequence genome:
AAGAAAGCTGGCAAGAAGTAACTGGGGCTTACTGCACAAAAAGATAGCTGCTCTAGCCTTACATCCATAACTGCTACACTTGAACAGAGGAATATTTTTCCACTGCCATGGGATTAGAGATACGGGAGAGACAGTCTGTTGCTTTAAGCTATCTGCTTTAAAGTACATCACTGTGAATTTATGGAGAGTCTTTGAGAGACCAATTAGGATCTTTAAAGCGTGAACTGGACAGCTTGGTGAGCAATtcctcagggtttttttcagattaaagtTACTGCACTGGATGTTGTCCTTTTAAAGGTATCACGTGGAGTCTGAATTTGAGATTTGTTGCCTCTTGGTATTGAATTATGGGTGCATGATATGAATTATGTAAGCTCAAAAtgaaaccagaaaatatttgtaacttTTTGAGCTAATAAACCGGTAACAGAAACCCCAAGCATTAGTATATATGATGCTGTATGTTTTGattctaaattatttctgcaaaaacaAGTCATGAAGTATACAGACATCAGTAAGcactttcataaaaataaaatcaaacttaGAAAATTCACAGCAGAGATACAGTGTGAGTAAATAACGTGCAAGGAAAAAATCTACCTTATGCTTGCTTGCCTGTTAATATACAATAACTGGTGATCTCCCTAGTATTGCATAGGCTTAAAATTGGTACAATTTCAGTTAAGATCAGTTATGGTGGGCTCCTGTGGGAAAAAGCAGCTACTGGAGAGTATTACTTTTGAAAgagtgaagaaaggaaagggcaCGTGGAGATTTGTTTGGTTTCTCCAGCAGAGACGTCTAGCTGGGCAGCTCTTCCAGTACGGGTACCCCCAAGGGTAGTTGCCTGCTGAAATACTGGAGACAGACCCAGCAGGGTCAGACCAACTCATCCCACAGCTGTGTTCACATGAAATGCCCATGAAGGTTAATAAAAGAACCTTCATTAAAGTAGGTCTACATCAGAGCAGTTCCATGTACTCAGCATTTAGTCTTCAGAACAATGGCCTTTTCAGAGATTTGAGGGATGATGAGAGAGTTCAAGAGCAGTTGGGTCAGAAGGCTTCAGGCTGTTGAAGATGCTACCAGGAAAATCAGACCAACATTAAACGTCCATTCTCATGAACTGGGCCATagtataaacaaaaaaaaaaaaaaaaaaaaaagaaaggtttgaCTGAGGCAATTGAACTTGAAGAACTCTATGCTTGAAAGCAGTGCTACCAAAGATGGTTTGGATGGTTAACTACAAGTTAACACCCATGTAACTGGTTTAAAAACCACTTGAGTCCCTGGCCCTCCTGAAGTGACCCTTCTCTGCCACTACAACATAGCACACTTCTACagacagggagaaggaaaaaaaaattaaaaaagaaaaaaaacacacacatacacacaaacaagATCAGCTTGCAAGAGCTTGTTAAGCCTTTAGGCTGACTGAGATccttcagcagagctggagggtcACGGCACTGAGAGCATGGTGTGGAGACTCACACCAGCACTTCACTTCACTTGTGAGCAAGGAATTTAGgaaaccaaataaacaaaacttaaaCCATTTGTGGACAAGGAATTAAATCTCTGGAAGCTCATCTCTGATGAAACCAATGCTATCTAGCTAATGACAGACTTTGGAGCGTCTCAGCAAATATGTCATGGGCATAATATTTGCACCCACATCCATCTGTGCTACAGCTCACCCTCAGGTTGTTGTCTTTAACCACAAGGTCTAAAGCCCAAGCGAGCCCAGGACATACTCAAGGGAAGCATTGTCTGGACTCAGCTCAGTGCCCAGCCGAGTCGAACCAGAcagggggaggagaggagcagaggcCAGAACAGCATGTGGGcatcctgcctgcccctggACACCTACCACcctcagctgcctgcccctgctcGCTCCCATGGGCAGGGCCCGGCTGTCAGAACAGGCATAAAGTTTTGCTAGGTGAAAATCCCGTGTTTCAGACAAATTTGAAGGCGACTCCATCCTTCGGGGTGCCTGCAGAGGGCGCCAGACGGCTTCAGATCCGCCGGCGGAGCCGCGGTGGGGATGCTGTACCTGGTGCTCGCAGCTGTCAGTCAGCAAGGTGCTCGCTCTCTAATGGCCAACGCTCCGCACGCAGGATTAAGTAggagttgttttctttcatgcatgGTTAAATCCCTTagttctcttttcctttcttgccaCTGAAATAGCAAGAGAGACTTCGCTGAGCCGCAATGTACTGGCAACAAACCTGCAGGGGCCCCAGAAGACAGCAGATGAGAAAACTCCCTGCTTTTAATTATCAGGAGAGCTAGAACCAGCAATGTACTGATgatgatttttctcttcagaaaacaaaaaaaccactgtTTGATGCCTGCAAGATTTGAAGCTCAGTTTCTTATAAAGGAGAGGAGCAGCCTGTGACTGACAAAACTCACTGTAAAcgcagacttttttttttttttccccctatttcTACTTGTAAAAGTGACTAAAGAGAAGTCCTGCTTGATTCCATCCCATGTGCACAGCAACAACTTGGAAGgacttcttttcatttttttggggtcccctttttcctgttttaaccTGTGCCCTTTCAGGTCCGTAATCACTTGTGAATTCAACTCCTTTGCTGACAATGAATACCACacactttgcattttcatttcagcctgtgctgcttAATGTCACCGAAGACTTCAACGACTCAGTTCTGAATAACAGAAGCAGCGATGGATTTTGCGAGCAGGTCTTCATAAAAGCTGAGGTCTTCTTGACTTTAGGGATCATCAGCCTCCTGGAAAACATCCTTGTCATTCTCGCAGTGCTGAAGAATGGAAACCTACATTCTCCcatgtatttcttcctttgtagCTTGGCTGTAGCAGATATGTTAGTGAGCATGTCAAATGCCTTGGAGACTATCATGATTGCAATCCTGAGCAACGGCTATTTGATCATTGATGACCACTTTATTCAGCATATGGACAATGTTTTTGACTCAatgatttgtatttctttggtAGCCTCAATTTGCAACCTCTTGGTTATAGCCATTGACAGGTACATAACTATTTTCTATGCTCTCCGTTACCACAGCATCATGACTGTGAAGAAAGCTTTAACCCTGATTGTGGTCATTTGGATTGCTTGTATCATCTGCGGCATCATATTCATTGCCTactcagaaagcaaaactgtcATTGTCTGTCTCATCACCATGTTCTTTACCATGCTCTTTCTCATGGCATCCCTTTATGTTCACATGTTCTTGTTTGCACGCCTGCATGTTAAGCGGATTGCAGCCCTCCCCATGGATGGGGTGCCCTACCAGCAGCGTACCTGCATGAAGGGAGCTGTCACCATCACTATATTACTTGGAGTCTTCATTGTTTGCTGGGCACCTTTCTTCCTTCACCTCATTCTCATCATTTCTTGCCCAATGAATCCATACTGCGCCTGCTATACCTCACACTTCAATACTTATCTGGTCTTAATAATGTGCAATTCAGTAATTGATCCACTCATTTATGCTTTCCGGAGTCTGGAAATGAGAAAGACTTTCAAAGAAATAGTGTGTTGCTGTTATGGCATAAGTGTGGGACAGTGCATGCTGTAAACATCTGGCTTAGTGTCGAGAATAGAGAGAATACACACCATATaagggggggtgtgtgtatatatatatatctatctctATCTAGATACATGGTAGCTCCACTTTAAAAGCAGTGCTTGAAGGAAgggcacaggggaaaaaataatttgatgcCTTTCATTCgtagttttcaaaattaaaactagATTCAactaaattatttgaaattatttaaatagctATAACAGAAGGAAACCCAGAGGGGCTTACAAAATAGCTTAAGAAACTTACTGGAAAAATGAATCCTGAAAGGGAATAGTACCTTATAAAGACTAAAATAATATTCGCTCTGCCATTCATTTGTACCTGTTGCTTTACCTTTGTGCTGCTATCAAAAAAGTCAGTGTTTTCTAAAAGATTCCATTAGTAACCTCTATGGAAAGCTATTCACTTGCAAGACAAATCAAAACACCAACAGGTAACAGCATTGCTCTACACTTACCCCCGTGCCTCCACCTTTTATTAAAAGAATAGATTGACATTTATGCTGCTTACTGTAAAAGCAAGCCGAGTAAAATTTTTGAAAGGTGAAAGTAAACATTCCTCTTGCACcgaaatattttttcagtagaaatcTGTTAAGTGAAAAGGAACAGCTACTGTCAGTGATAGTGTGACTTAAACAGCTGCCTGATACAAATTACTCCTATGAAGAAGGCATTTACATTACTTATTGTGATATAGAAGTATCATATCCTcaaatttttaagattttttaaataggaataCACTAACCAATGTAGTATTTGGTATGTTAGTAAAATAAGTCACATAAATCTCCTTTTGACAAATTGTCACTGATGAGACCCATCCCTAGAAAATCTGGAATATGTTTTGATGGAACAGATACACAAATCTGAACATAACAAATAGCTAAATGCAAAATAGTTTGAATTTAGCTTTGTATAAAAGCTGCAGGGAGTCTTTAGAGATATCCATTTGGCAAAGTTAGGTATCCGGAAGAAACAAGATACATACGGCAGATATGACTTCTATGCATTGAGTAGTATGTCACGGTCAGACTTTTTACTTAAAAGCCTTACAGTGAGTTTGGTGGATGAACGCTCCTGCactagaaacaaaaaagcaacatgcTGTTTGCAATCATTTTCAAATGCTGTGTGCAAGTCGGTGGCATGTAAAGCACGCAACTTCAGCTACAATGATTTAGTCTTTGCCTCCGCTTTTTATAGGAATAAACCATAAAAGTGGCCTTGAAATAGCATATTGTAACTGTGCAAAGGCTGACATGGTTTGTATATAATACAACACACAGGCAGGATCACAGACAGTGCCAAACTAAGAAAACTCCAAGCCATTCTAAAGTCTACTTAGCACCTCTCTGGTATCTCACTTTTAGGAGGGGCAGTAATCGGAAACCCTCAGGGTCGCCTATGGCTTTCAAACATCTCATTTAACTAAAGACTATtcccgccccccaccccaccagttTGAGTGGGGTTGCTAGGTTGTTATTTCTGGGGGTCCCCTCTACCAGTTTAGGAACAGTTACCCAGACCAGAGCTTCCCAATCTAactctgcctccagctccacATTCACACCCTTGTCCTGGTACAACCCAAGCTGATGGTGTTTCACTGCTACTGGCTCCAGAACCCAGCTCTGACTGTCCGCAGAGAAGACATGGCCCACAGTTTGCAAATACTGGCCAGTGTCTATGTTTTATTCTCAGCATCCTACAACCTACACAGGGAGCAACCCAACTTCCCAGTCCTATGGGATGTATAATTTTCATGGGGCCAAGAACCATCTTTCCCTGTGCTCTAGCCACACTCCACCCATCAACCCAAACCAACCTCATGCTCCCTATTTCCCTTGCTCTCTGGTCACATCCTAAATTCCTTAACCGAGTTCACATAATCCCCATCCTCCAGACTTCCACTTTCCCAGTACTCCCACTGTTCCAACACTTACCTAATCTCATAAACCCTGATTTTAACAGCACTAAACAAGCAAACACAACACACCACAAAGATCACTGTGAAGCACGTGGCAGAACAAGTACAGATGAATTCTCCCACATTTCAGGTAGAGACAAGAGAAAATACCAACGACTGGCGAGTAAGCTAAACCTGGATACTCTCAGCCTTATCTGCATCTCACAAATTACAGTTTGGCAGTGTAAGATCTGTTCTGTTAGCTCAGTCTGTCTTAATTCTGCAGCACCTGACATGGCACATTAAGATGAACCGAAACAAGTCAGTATAGGAAACCACACAACTGGCCTTTCGTGGTGTGGAAAGACTGTACctacctggggaaaaaaaaaaccaaaaaaaaaaaaaaaaaccaacctctgTATTGTCAGTGTCATGTACCTTTGTACTCTGGAGCATGGTTTGCCATGATATTCTGCCTCAGGTTATTGTGTATTTAGCTTTTATTGCACCTGATGTCCtacttatttctcttttaaaaagtgattttagATGAGACTGACTTACATCGTGCTTTGCCTTTAAGCAAAACATACATCTGTTGAATAAAACAATCTGAAGACGTCACTTAGAATCATGTTTACTTCTGTCAGAGCACCATGCCATGTCAAACCACAGTCTTGGTGGTCTGGtttacaaaactaaaaatagaGTCTAACACTGGGAAAAAACCTCCTAATTCTACATGCTGTCCACAGAGCTACAcaaaaaatgagggaaaaaaaaaaatctagactTCTCCATCCCACACGCAAATGGGATGGAAAGAAAATCCATAAAATCCCTCAAAGTTTTCTCACACTTTCTGGTACCAGCCAGTGAGGGTGCAGCTCCTCCCCACAGGTTATCCACACAGATGGCTGGAGGATTTGTCCTGCCCCGGTTCCAGATTCCCAACTCTAACTCGTACTTTGGAAATGCATGGTGCAGTCTTCTGCATGGAGCCAGGATGTTAGCCATCACAAGCCTGTCCGtgatgggaagggaaagaaactgtCTCCAGGGGACTGAACCCCACAACATGAGGTAGTGAATGAAGACTAATAGCTACAGCTCCGTGTGTAaaatggaagggaagggaagaacaGGTCTGCACTATAAGAAAATGCCACAGCAATCAGTTGCTGTGGGACAGATCTTCACACTTCACCGAGAAGGGAGTCCTGGAGCTGGTGTTCAGCCATTTCCAGTCCTCAGGGACAGAGCTGAGGCTCAAGTCAGGACTCACCTAAGAGACACAAAAAGAACTGGAACTTCAACAGAAGCCCCCCAAAACGGTATCATTTCCCAGCAGTGCACCCTATAGACGTGTACACACAGCAGAGCAAAGACATCACAGCAACACATGCTAGTACAGGGCAGCAGTGCTTGACACGTGCTAGTAACCAGAGCAACATTTCCATCTGCTGAGAATCTGCCCCTGTTTATAATTGCAGTGAAATATGAACACTTTCAGGGTTGTTACTGTTAAGTAAATGTATAATCTGTTCATAAGATGAAATGTTTCTTCCTCGGTAAGAGGGCTGGGCTGAACAAGATACATGCAGTTTCCCCCTAGATAGTCTGCCATTTCTCACACTGAGATAATATCCTTTTCATCTAAAGGTACCATTTACATGGATTTATTGATTTAGGCTTTCTACAAGAAAATCAGGCAGTTCACGAGCACCGTAGGATTACCATTTGCTCAAAGCCTTGTTAGAAAAACCTCACA
Encoded here:
- the MC3R gene encoding melanocortin receptor 3 — encoded protein: MNTTHFAFSFQPVLLNVTEDFNDSVLNNRSSDGFCEQVFIKAEVFLTLGIISLLENILVILAVLKNGNLHSPMYFFLCSLAVADMLVSMSNALETIMIAILSNGYLIIDDHFIQHMDNVFDSMICISLVASICNLLVIAIDRYITIFYALRYHSIMTVKKALTLIVVIWIACIICGIIFIAYSESKTVIVCLITMFFTMLFLMASLYVHMFLFARLHVKRIAALPMDGVPYQQRTCMKGAVTITILLGVFIVCWAPFFLHLILIISCPMNPYCACYTSHFNTYLVLIMCNSVIDPLIYAFRSLEMRKTFKEIVCCCYGISVGQCML